The Zobellia alginiliquefaciens genome contains a region encoding:
- a CDS encoding RagB/SusD family nutrient uptake outer membrane protein: MKNRIVYRIWPVAIMVLAFLSCTDLEEEILDESLTGTGEAEVVSGSIAPVYGMLRNVWLHTVNFGLQEVASDEGILPYRGGTDWFDGGKFIAVHQHLMTPGNGLVSDAWTNITLTISRAVLAEERLRPEAEAGDAEAQAALYEMIAMKAYLNMLTLDNWGLVFKKTSSDEISEILRGQDAIDYVEGELLSVVDVISTEKGPGRLNKDAVSALLARLYLNAAVYRDPYGTPNFTTEDMDKVIEYTSDIISGPYALSAEYFELFNDDNNTNPELIFALDQRGVLQTEHSRWAYWSMSGDQIPRPEFPSTRGTDAVAATSDFYQTWVDAYGSVDPADADARFSQTNTIIPEELQDLTGVNPTNDSEHYYCVEAQDFEVDRGIIRGIIWGPRKDEGGNVLTCDDGTVRIYPVINKRSSGADIRYVDHNLEVDFSDEGSLHNTGYRFSKYQFSHTAPNCCTNSSVDLVLIRLGEIYLMRAEAKLRNGDNAGALADINTLRTSRTARPEQIPQPLDAIDLDILFRETGFELYWEGFRRNYQIRFGKYEDSWTGKTDTDVNKRLFPIPQKAMDGASSEQGFLVQNPGY; this comes from the coding sequence ATGAAAAATAGAATAGTTTATAGAATATGGCCGGTAGCTATAATGGTGCTCGCATTTCTTAGCTGTACGGATTTAGAAGAAGAGATTCTTGATGAGTCGTTGACCGGAACCGGTGAGGCCGAAGTGGTTAGTGGATCCATCGCTCCAGTATACGGTATGCTTAGAAACGTATGGCTGCACACCGTTAATTTTGGACTGCAAGAAGTAGCTTCGGATGAAGGTATTCTCCCATATCGTGGTGGAACGGATTGGTTTGACGGCGGTAAATTTATTGCGGTCCACCAACACCTTATGACGCCCGGTAACGGTTTGGTATCCGATGCTTGGACGAATATTACTTTGACCATTTCCAGAGCGGTTTTAGCAGAAGAAAGGTTACGTCCGGAAGCGGAGGCCGGTGATGCCGAAGCACAAGCGGCCTTGTACGAAATGATCGCCATGAAAGCGTATTTAAATATGCTTACTTTGGATAACTGGGGTCTCGTTTTTAAGAAAACCAGTTCAGATGAAATCTCTGAAATTTTAAGAGGGCAAGATGCTATCGATTATGTAGAAGGTGAACTTTTATCCGTTGTTGATGTTATCAGTACGGAAAAAGGCCCAGGCCGTTTGAATAAAGATGCGGTTAGTGCTTTATTGGCACGTTTGTATTTGAATGCTGCCGTTTATCGTGACCCTTACGGAACACCAAATTTCACCACTGAGGATATGGATAAGGTTATTGAGTATACGAGCGATATCATTTCCGGACCGTATGCGTTATCCGCTGAATATTTTGAATTGTTCAATGACGATAACAACACCAATCCTGAGCTTATTTTTGCGCTGGATCAAAGAGGGGTTTTACAAACGGAGCATAGCCGTTGGGCCTACTGGTCAATGTCCGGTGACCAGATTCCAAGACCTGAATTCCCAAGTACGCGTGGAACGGATGCGGTAGCGGCTACTTCTGATTTTTATCAGACTTGGGTAGATGCTTACGGCTCTGTTGATCCTGCGGATGCGGATGCGCGTTTTTCTCAAACGAATACCATCATTCCAGAGGAGCTTCAAGATTTAACGGGAGTGAATCCTACTAACGATTCGGAACACTATTACTGTGTGGAAGCACAAGATTTTGAAGTAGACCGTGGTATTATCCGTGGTATTATTTGGGGACCTAGAAAAGATGAAGGCGGTAATGTTTTAACTTGTGATGACGGTACGGTAAGAATTTACCCGGTTATCAACAAAAGAAGTAGTGGTGCGGACATTCGTTATGTAGATCATAATCTAGAAGTTGATTTTTCTGATGAAGGTAGTTTGCACAACACAGGTTACCGTTTCTCAAAATACCAGTTCAGTCACACCGCACCAAACTGTTGTACGAACAGTAGCGTAGACTTGGTTTTGATCCGTTTGGGTGAGATTTATTTGATGCGTGCCGAAGCGAAATTGAGAAATGGCGATAATGCAGGTGCATTGGCGGATATCAATACTTTAAGAACGTCAAGAACTGCGCGCCCAGAGCAAATTCCACAGCCGTTGGATGCCATTGATTTGGATATCTTGTTCCGTGAAACCGGATTTGAATTGTATTGGGAAGGTTTCAGAAGAAACTACCAAATACGTTTCGGTAAATATGAAGACAGCTGGACGGGTAAGACCGATACCGATGTAAACAAAAGGTTGTTCCCTATTCCTCAAAAAGCAATGGATGGAGCTTCAAGTGAGCAGGGCTTTTTGGTGCAGAATCCTGGCTATTAA
- a CDS encoding PepSY-associated TM helix domain-containing protein: MTFKKFAFQLHKILGLTTGIVVFIVAITGCCWSFREEIESTYDQYKKVEPQNQAILTPTQAKEIAQNVLPDHHVHGTLFKKADDAVEVIFYDAEPEFYQSVFLNPYSGEVIQVDDHLTGFFAFILKGHMRLWLPKEIGEQVVGASILIFIFIIISGFIIWLPKKRKNLKQRLKFDWKKSTRWKRKNFDLHTVVGFYICSLALILAFTGSMMSYNWLMYGVYKSIGGDKEAAFIIPENTSEPLTDSTAKPMDRLIVKLMEESPEATAYELHYPSSENESIYVEVSNSESLFYDADYRFFDQNTLEEIETPSIYGKYKNGKIADKILRMNYDIHIGAIGGLPGKIIAFLVSLLTATLPVTGVLLWYGRNYKKKENRTAILQQS; encoded by the coding sequence ATGACTTTTAAAAAATTCGCATTTCAATTACATAAAATCTTAGGTCTAACCACAGGTATTGTGGTCTTTATTGTGGCCATAACCGGTTGCTGTTGGTCCTTTAGAGAAGAAATTGAAAGTACGTATGATCAGTATAAAAAAGTGGAACCGCAGAACCAAGCTATCCTAACGCCCACCCAAGCCAAGGAAATTGCCCAAAATGTTCTCCCAGATCATCATGTTCACGGTACGCTCTTTAAAAAGGCAGATGATGCCGTGGAGGTTATTTTTTACGACGCGGAACCGGAGTTTTACCAGAGTGTATTCCTTAATCCATATTCGGGAGAAGTGATACAGGTAGATGATCATCTGACCGGATTTTTTGCCTTTATTTTAAAGGGACATATGCGACTGTGGTTGCCCAAAGAAATTGGCGAGCAAGTGGTAGGTGCCTCTATTCTGATTTTCATTTTTATTATCATTTCCGGATTTATTATTTGGCTTCCGAAAAAGCGCAAAAACTTAAAACAGCGTCTAAAATTCGATTGGAAAAAGTCCACGCGCTGGAAACGCAAAAACTTTGATTTGCACACTGTAGTAGGGTTTTATATCTGTTCCCTGGCCTTGATTTTGGCCTTCACCGGTTCTATGATGTCCTACAATTGGTTGATGTACGGCGTATATAAATCCATAGGTGGAGATAAGGAAGCTGCTTTTATTATTCCTGAAAATACCAGTGAACCGTTAACGGACAGCACAGCAAAACCCATGGATAGGTTGATTGTAAAGTTGATGGAAGAATCTCCAGAAGCAACTGCCTACGAACTGCACTACCCTAGTTCTGAAAACGAAAGTATCTACGTTGAAGTCTCCAATAGTGAAAGCTTGTTCTACGATGCCGATTATCGGTTTTTTGACCAAAACACGCTAGAAGAAATAGAAACACCCAGCATTTACGGCAAATACAAAAATGGCAAAATAGCTGATAAGATTTTGAGGATGAACTATGACATTCATATTGGTGCCATAGGTGGTCTTCCCGGAAAAATCATTGCCTTTCTAGTAAGCCTTTTAACGGCGACCCTACCTGTAACGGGCGTACTTTTATGGTACGGCAGGAACTATAAGAAAAAAGAAAATAGGACCGCCATTCTTCAACAGAGTTAA
- a CDS encoding metallophosphoesterase family protein, which yields MFRKVMPYLLVFALCGCKTEPSQKENPQKEIKVAFMADIHFADVYPNLDDSDFKGIYDSVQNRSSLLRTMNAQLHSTRLFNENYFAFFAALDDAVAKGIKTIALPGDFSDDGQPLHIKGLRKILDRYAGEHDIEFFLINGNHDPTTPFGDEGGKSDFLGANGKAQPLMSEVGKYRANEEYQNPTQVVTDLKEWGYADMVQELRNHGFFPKENYLFWSTPFSEYSVEEYTFEKAKTASDLARRNYRLETSEVLLPDVSYVVEPVDGLWLLALDANVYLPKEDGGFSGAGIGYNEVLTHKKHLIRWTENVVKEANRLGKTLIAYSHYPMVDFNDGASKDIAALFGEKAFQAHRIPSDLVGETFADIGLKVHVGGHMHLNDTGVFTTKKGNTLVNIQSPSLAAYVPAYKIITIKNPTQMEVETVVLDEVKGYDTFFGAYEREHDFLASHFDDEVWEKDILSTASYLDYTKTHLQELVRLRFLPSDWPEELVQQLLNHNGWELLTASNSEEKIKAELQKEELTIEDFSSWQGMDLIVDFYKFKNGDELAKRDMDSQRLKGYRFVLKKWSEHTENTALKQFAVIFKKQMEGEPAVNFSIDLKTGGLLRN from the coding sequence ATGTTTAGAAAAGTAATGCCCTACCTGTTGGTTTTCGCTTTGTGCGGATGCAAAACAGAGCCGTCTCAAAAGGAAAACCCACAGAAAGAAATTAAGGTCGCTTTTATGGCGGATATCCATTTTGCCGATGTCTATCCCAACCTAGACGACAGCGATTTTAAAGGCATTTACGATAGTGTGCAAAACCGAAGTTCGTTACTAAGAACTATGAATGCACAACTGCATTCTACGCGACTTTTCAATGAGAACTATTTTGCCTTTTTTGCCGCTTTGGACGATGCGGTGGCCAAAGGAATAAAAACCATTGCTTTGCCCGGGGATTTTAGTGATGATGGTCAGCCATTGCATATTAAAGGGCTAAGAAAAATATTGGACCGTTACGCTGGTGAACATGATATAGAATTCTTTCTCATTAACGGAAATCACGACCCCACCACTCCTTTTGGTGATGAAGGCGGGAAGTCCGATTTTTTAGGGGCGAACGGAAAAGCCCAGCCACTCATGAGCGAGGTGGGAAAATATAGGGCGAACGAGGAATATCAAAACCCCACCCAAGTGGTTACCGATTTAAAAGAATGGGGCTATGCAGATATGGTGCAAGAGCTGCGTAATCATGGTTTTTTTCCAAAAGAGAACTATCTTTTTTGGTCCACTCCGTTTTCTGAATATTCGGTTGAAGAGTATACTTTTGAAAAAGCAAAAACAGCTTCCGATTTAGCGCGTAGAAATTACCGTTTAGAGACGTCTGAGGTCCTTTTGCCAGATGTGAGTTATGTGGTGGAGCCAGTAGACGGACTTTGGTTATTGGCTTTGGACGCCAATGTATACCTGCCCAAAGAAGATGGAGGTTTTAGCGGTGCCGGTATTGGTTACAACGAAGTATTGACGCACAAAAAACATCTTATCCGTTGGACGGAAAACGTGGTCAAAGAAGCAAACCGACTGGGAAAAACCCTTATTGCCTATAGTCATTATCCCATGGTGGATTTTAACGACGGTGCTTCCAAAGACATTGCGGCCTTGTTTGGTGAAAAGGCCTTTCAAGCACACCGCATTCCGTCGGATTTAGTAGGGGAGACCTTTGCCGATATTGGCCTAAAAGTCCATGTAGGCGGTCATATGCATTTGAACGATACAGGGGTGTTCACCACTAAAAAAGGAAATACGTTGGTAAATATTCAGAGTCCGTCTTTGGCGGCCTACGTGCCCGCGTATAAAATTATAACCATCAAGAACCCGACTCAAATGGAGGTGGAAACCGTGGTTCTGGATGAGGTAAAAGGGTACGATACTTTCTTTGGTGCGTATGAAAGGGAACATGATTTTCTAGCTTCTCATTTTGACGATGAGGTATGGGAAAAGGATATCCTTTCCACGGCATCGTATTTAGACTATACCAAAACGCACTTGCAAGAATTGGTACGCTTACGATTCTTACCTAGCGATTGGCCGGAAGAACTCGTTCAGCAGTTGCTCAACCATAATGGTTGGGAGCTTTTGACCGCTTCAAATTCCGAAGAAAAAATTAAGGCTGAGCTTCAAAAAGAAGAATTGACCATAGAAGATTTCTCATCTTGGCAAGGAATGGACCTTATTGTTGACTTTTACAAGTTTAAAAACGGAGATGAACTCGCCAAACGAGATATGGATTCCCAACGTTTAAAAGGGTACCGGTTTGTATTGAAAAAGTGGTCTGAGCACACTGAAAACACAGCCCTAAAACAATTCGCCGTCATCTTCAAAAAACAGATGGAAGGAGAGCCTGCCGTTAATTTTAGTATCGATTTAAAAACAGGGGGACTGTTGCGGAACTGA
- a CDS encoding helix-turn-helix domain-containing protein, with protein sequence MKDESLATRVKEMRSQQGMTQEELAEKSGLSLRTVQRIENNETEPRGDSLKRLAIALNTTPDDIIDWKIQEDKGYLILMTVSAVGFLFFPILGIILPLIFWVLKKDKIKHANELGKSILNFEITWTLLFFLYIFLTVSAIFSGILQRISPITMLFFYMPLGLLYLYNLVIIVVNAIRVSQSKKAKFIPAFKMLK encoded by the coding sequence ATGAAGGACGAAAGTTTAGCAACAAGGGTAAAAGAAATGCGAAGTCAACAGGGTATGACCCAAGAGGAATTAGCCGAAAAATCAGGACTAAGTTTAAGAACTGTACAAAGAATTGAAAACAATGAAACCGAACCAAGAGGCGATTCCCTAAAAAGATTAGCAATCGCTCTGAACACCACTCCTGATGATATCATAGATTGGAAAATACAGGAAGACAAAGGCTATTTGATTTTGATGACGGTTTCGGCCGTTGGATTTCTATTTTTTCCAATCTTAGGAATCATTCTTCCCCTTATATTTTGGGTGCTCAAAAAAGATAAAATAAAACATGCAAATGAATTGGGAAAATCCATCCTCAATTTTGAAATCACCTGGACGCTCCTATTTTTCCTGTATATATTCTTGACCGTTTCTGCAATTTTTAGCGGGATACTCCAGCGCATATCACCTATAACAATGCTATTCTTTTACATGCCTCTAGGACTGTTATACCTTTATAACCTTGTTATTATCGTGGTAAATGCCATACGCGTATCACAATCGAAAAAGGCCAAATTCATACCCGCTTTTAAGATGCTCAAATAA
- a CDS encoding TonB-dependent receptor has translation MKYFISCLTLLLLSHYSFSQSPTLRGTVTDNNNAPLMGVNVLIKNTLKGTQTDDQGAFEINSLSNGDYVLSLSYMGFKTQEVKFSITDHQSVDLPTIVLYEGNEILSEVIVEAQRRNKFSRKETAYVSKMPLKNIENPQVYNTITNQILISQSVNTFSDALANAAGISQLWSSTGRSGDGAGYYSSRGFAVQPQLVNGVAGITNGFINPSNVERVEVIKGPSGTLFGSTVTSYGGLINIVTKKPYNSTGGEITVSGGSNDFAKLNVDVNISDGEKLSFRLNGGFQKDNSFQDAGFKKSVFIAPSLSYKVNNKLSLNFSYEASGNEQTNETFLFLNRYGPLAFNSIDDLNYDTNLSFTNNDVTIDNITQNYRGEIAWKITDNWSSQTLIAGGLAKSLGYYTYLWNFADYTDPAAPVGTENFSLNVQDTDSRTKTLNLQQNFNGTFHLGDLENKLLVGFDYLDSKIIDNSSNWGYLHSINLQGDLIYGEPEISAENLRTALSGSGNVDSDVRQNIFGAYISDVIHIIPSLSVMASVRYDRFDYEGDQQTDTDDDTEYTESTFSPKFGIVFQPILNELSIFANYQNGFSYVNPQYITDFATGDVTLQSYDVEEANQFEVGVKSSLFHNKLEATASYYNINVDNKYYWATQTQDLEINSQGIELEVNANPIEGLNIHTGFSYNDSEITDSPSAPGLEGNRYGESGPEITYNFWTDYKFLKNFGVGAGFNGASEYDTMTDYKSVTGSFYIPSYTIVNASVYYETDRYRFSIKGNNLADTSYYSGWSTVTPQQRRTILGTLSFKF, from the coding sequence ATGAAATATTTTATATCCTGCTTAACCCTACTGTTGCTGTCTCACTATAGTTTTTCACAAAGCCCCACACTCCGTGGAACCGTAACCGACAACAACAATGCTCCATTAATGGGCGTAAATGTGCTTATCAAAAACACCTTAAAAGGTACCCAAACCGATGATCAAGGTGCTTTTGAAATCAATAGCCTTTCCAATGGTGATTACGTCCTTTCCCTTTCATATATGGGTTTTAAGACCCAAGAAGTTAAATTCTCCATTACGGACCATCAAAGTGTAGACCTCCCTACCATTGTGCTGTACGAAGGAAATGAAATCTTAAGCGAAGTTATTGTAGAAGCGCAACGCCGCAACAAGTTCTCGCGAAAAGAAACGGCCTATGTCTCTAAAATGCCGTTAAAGAATATTGAGAATCCGCAGGTATACAACACCATTACCAATCAAATACTGATTTCCCAATCCGTAAACACCTTTTCAGATGCTTTGGCAAATGCCGCCGGTATCTCGCAATTGTGGTCCTCCACGGGCCGTAGTGGCGATGGTGCAGGGTATTATTCTAGCCGTGGTTTTGCAGTGCAGCCGCAATTGGTAAACGGTGTGGCCGGTATTACCAATGGTTTTATCAACCCGTCTAACGTAGAACGTGTTGAAGTGATCAAAGGGCCGTCCGGAACTTTATTCGGTAGTACAGTTACCTCATATGGCGGTCTCATAAACATCGTTACCAAAAAACCGTACAATAGTACCGGTGGAGAAATAACGGTATCCGGAGGTTCCAATGATTTTGCAAAACTGAATGTAGACGTTAATATTTCCGATGGTGAAAAGCTATCCTTTCGTTTAAACGGCGGTTTCCAAAAAGACAATAGTTTTCAGGATGCCGGGTTTAAAAAGTCGGTTTTTATAGCGCCTTCGCTTTCCTATAAGGTGAACAACAAGCTCTCGCTGAACTTTTCCTATGAAGCCTCGGGCAACGAACAGACCAATGAAACTTTCTTGTTCTTAAACCGATATGGTCCTCTAGCCTTTAATTCTATTGATGATCTCAACTACGACACCAATTTATCCTTCACCAATAATGATGTGACCATAGACAATATTACACAGAATTACAGGGGAGAAATCGCTTGGAAAATAACGGATAACTGGTCTTCCCAAACCCTAATTGCCGGCGGTCTGGCAAAATCACTGGGGTATTATACCTATTTATGGAATTTTGCCGATTACACGGACCCGGCCGCTCCTGTAGGGACGGAGAATTTTAGTTTGAACGTACAGGACACGGACTCCAGAACAAAGACCTTAAACCTACAACAGAACTTTAACGGCACCTTTCACCTAGGCGATCTAGAGAACAAATTGCTGGTAGGTTTTGATTATTTGGATTCTAAAATTATTGATAACAGCTCTAATTGGGGCTATCTGCATTCCATAAACCTGCAGGGCGACCTTATCTATGGTGAACCGGAAATCAGTGCCGAAAATTTACGTACTGCTTTGTCCGGTTCCGGAAATGTGGATAGTGATGTGCGACAGAATATATTTGGTGCGTACATCTCCGATGTGATCCATATTATACCTTCCTTATCCGTTATGGCCAGTGTACGTTATGACCGATTTGATTACGAAGGCGACCAGCAGACCGATACGGACGATGACACCGAATATACGGAGTCTACTTTCTCTCCTAAATTCGGGATTGTTTTTCAACCTATTCTTAATGAACTGTCCATTTTTGCCAATTACCAAAACGGCTTTTCTTATGTAAATCCACAATACATTACCGACTTTGCCACGGGCGATGTTACCTTACAATCGTATGACGTGGAAGAAGCGAACCAGTTTGAAGTTGGGGTGAAATCCAGTTTATTCCACAATAAATTAGAGGCCACGGCCAGCTATTACAACATAAACGTAGACAATAAATATTACTGGGCAACGCAAACACAAGACCTAGAAATCAACAGTCAGGGTATTGAACTTGAAGTAAATGCCAACCCCATTGAAGGTCTAAACATCCACACCGGTTTTAGTTACAACGATTCCGAAATTACAGATTCACCTTCCGCCCCAGGTTTAGAAGGCAATAGATATGGCGAATCCGGTCCGGAAATCACCTATAATTTTTGGACGGACTATAAGTTTCTTAAGAACTTTGGTGTAGGAGCCGGATTTAATGGTGCTTCGGAATATGATACCATGACAGATTACAAATCGGTTACGGGTAGTTTTTACATCCCTTCGTATACCATTGTCAATGCATCGGTATATTATGAAACCGATCGTTACAGGTTTAGCATTAAAGGTAATAACTTAGCGGACACCTCTTATTATTCCGGTTGGAGTACGGTAACGCCACAACAAAGAAGAACGATATTAGGTACGCTCAGTTTTAAATTTTAA
- a CDS encoding phosphatidylinositol-specific phospholipase C1-like protein: MKTMYLLISLVLTAFFVNTTLPEQKENLKMTDIQVIGSHNSYKVAIEKPLFEYLLQKNPALSGLEYEHISLSEQLELGLRSLELDVFHDPEGGYYSNPKGLEIVKAAGAEPMPFDEEQKLQTPGLKVFHVQEIDFRSHQLVFKEALKELKSWSDANEGHNPIIITINTKDSEIPDTRKPLPFDAEALKNLNAEILAVFSQERLVTPDLVRGDFDTLEEAVLEQGWPQLNKVQNRFLFVLDEGGKKMETYLSSYSNLKGAALFVNQEEGNPTAAFRILNDPIESFEQIKKLVSLGYMVRTRADANTQEARDNDYNRFEKAKASGAQIITTDYYLPSTLFKSDFKVSFENNSYERIRE; this comes from the coding sequence ATGAAAACTATGTACCTTCTAATCTCATTGGTATTGACGGCATTTTTCGTCAATACAACATTGCCGGAACAAAAAGAGAACCTTAAGATGACGGATATTCAGGTCATCGGTAGCCACAACAGCTATAAGGTGGCCATTGAAAAACCGTTGTTTGAATATTTGTTGCAAAAGAACCCTGCTTTAAGTGGATTGGAGTATGAGCATATATCTCTTTCGGAACAGTTGGAGTTAGGTCTGCGCAGTTTGGAACTGGATGTTTTTCATGATCCGGAAGGTGGGTATTATTCCAACCCAAAAGGATTGGAAATTGTGAAAGCTGCGGGTGCCGAACCCATGCCTTTTGATGAGGAGCAAAAGCTACAAACACCGGGTTTAAAAGTTTTTCATGTACAGGAGATTGACTTTAGAAGCCATCAATTGGTGTTTAAGGAGGCTTTAAAGGAGCTAAAATCATGGTCCGATGCCAACGAAGGGCATAACCCAATTATCATCACTATCAATACAAAAGACAGTGAAATACCGGATACGAGAAAACCATTGCCGTTTGATGCGGAAGCTCTAAAAAATCTGAATGCGGAAATCTTAGCGGTTTTTTCCCAGGAACGTTTGGTAACCCCTGATTTGGTACGAGGTGATTTTGATACGTTAGAGGAAGCGGTTTTGGAACAAGGTTGGCCGCAATTGAACAAAGTACAGAATCGGTTTTTATTTGTTTTGGATGAAGGTGGAAAAAAAATGGAAACCTATTTGTCCAGTTACTCCAATTTAAAGGGCGCTGCTTTGTTCGTCAATCAAGAAGAAGGAAACCCAACTGCCGCTTTCCGGATTCTAAACGACCCAATTGAGAGTTTTGAACAAATTAAAAAATTGGTGAGTTTGGGGTATATGGTGCGCACGCGGGCAGATGCCAACACTCAGGAAGCTAGGGATAATGATTACAATCGGTTTGAAAAAGCAAAAGCATCGGGGGCACAGATAATCACTACGGATTATTACTTGCCCAGCACGCTTTTTAAGTCCGATTTTAAAGTTAGTTTTGAAAACAACAGTTACGAAAGAATCCGAGAGTAA